The following proteins are encoded in a genomic region of Streptomyces sp. SLBN-31:
- a CDS encoding 4'-phosphopantetheinyl transferase produces MIEELLPNEVVVVEAHGDDGTEPGHLFPEEAEVVRRAVDKRRREFTLVRTCARRAMEKLGVPPQPLLPGERGAPRWPAGLAGSMTHCDGYSAAAVVRATDLASVGIDAEPDQPLPDGVLDAVFLPGEAVRLRRLAEERPEAHWDRLLFSAKESVYKAWFPLTGRWLDFGEADIAVSVDPGRPRHGGFRAELLVPGPVVGGRRLGHFEGRWTVQRGLVATAVSVPHTA; encoded by the coding sequence GTGATCGAGGAGCTGCTGCCGAACGAGGTGGTGGTCGTGGAGGCGCACGGCGACGACGGCACCGAGCCCGGACACCTGTTCCCCGAGGAGGCCGAGGTCGTCAGGCGGGCGGTGGACAAACGCCGCCGCGAGTTCACCCTCGTCCGCACCTGCGCCCGCCGCGCCATGGAGAAGCTCGGCGTGCCCCCGCAGCCCCTGCTGCCCGGCGAACGCGGAGCGCCCCGCTGGCCCGCCGGCCTGGCCGGCAGCATGACCCACTGCGACGGATACAGCGCTGCGGCGGTGGTCCGCGCAACCGATCTGGCCTCCGTAGGCATCGACGCCGAACCCGACCAGCCCCTCCCGGACGGTGTGCTGGACGCCGTCTTCCTGCCCGGCGAGGCGGTCCGGCTGCGCCGCCTGGCGGAGGAGCGTCCCGAGGCGCACTGGGACCGGCTCCTGTTCAGCGCCAAGGAGTCCGTCTACAAGGCGTGGTTCCCCCTCACCGGGCGCTGGCTGGACTTCGGCGAGGCCGACATCGCGGTGTCCGTCGACCCCGGCCGGCCCCGGCACGGCGGCTTCCGCGCCGAACTCCTGGTCCCCGGGCCGGTGGTGGGCGGTCGCAGGCTGGGGCACTTCGAGGGCCGCTGGACCGTGCAGCGGGGGCTCGTGGCGACGGCGGTGTCGGTCCCGCACACCGCCTGA
- a CDS encoding metallophosphoesterase, protein MTSTAEGAGQLLAISDLHVGYPENRALVEAMRPGSDGDWLLVAGDVSEIAADIRWALKTLASRFAKVIWVPGNHELWTHPKDPVTLRGAARYEYLVEMCRDLGVTTPEDPYPVWDGPGGPVAVAPLFLLYDYSFLPAGCATKDEGLAYAHGTGIVCNDEHLLHPDPYPSREAWCRARVAETERRLTAFPDGLPTVLVNHYPLDRHPCDVLWHPEFAMWCGTRLTADWHRRFRGRTMVYGHLHIPRTTWHEGVRFEEVSVGYPREWRKRHQPPGTLRRVLSPGDGAG, encoded by the coding sequence GTGACGTCGACGGCCGAGGGCGCCGGGCAGCTGCTGGCCATCAGCGATCTGCACGTCGGATACCCGGAGAACCGGGCTCTGGTCGAGGCGATGCGCCCCGGGTCCGACGGCGACTGGCTGCTCGTCGCGGGCGACGTCTCGGAGATCGCCGCCGACATCCGCTGGGCGCTGAAGACCCTCGCGAGCCGGTTCGCCAAGGTGATCTGGGTGCCGGGCAACCACGAACTGTGGACCCATCCCAAGGACCCTGTCACGCTGCGCGGCGCCGCCCGCTACGAGTACCTCGTCGAGATGTGCCGTGACCTGGGCGTCACGACCCCCGAGGACCCCTACCCCGTCTGGGACGGCCCCGGTGGACCCGTGGCCGTCGCACCGCTCTTCCTCCTGTACGACTACTCGTTCCTGCCGGCCGGCTGCGCCACCAAGGACGAGGGCCTGGCCTACGCGCACGGCACCGGCATCGTCTGCAACGACGAGCACCTCCTGCATCCCGACCCCTACCCGTCCCGGGAGGCCTGGTGCCGGGCCCGGGTCGCCGAGACCGAACGCCGGCTCACAGCCTTCCCGGACGGCCTGCCCACCGTCCTCGTCAACCACTACCCGTTGGACCGGCACCCCTGCGACGTGCTGTGGCACCCGGAGTTCGCCATGTGGTGCGGCACCCGGCTGACCGCCGACTGGCACCGCCGCTTCCGCGGGCGGACCATGGTCTACGGTCACCTGCACATCCCCCGGACGACCTGGCACGAGGGCGTCCGCTTCGAGGAGGTCTCCGTCGGATACCCGCGGGAGTGGCGCAAGCGGCATCAACCACCGGGAACCCTGCGGCGGGTGCTGTCGCCGGGCGACGGCGCCGGGTGA